The following proteins come from a genomic window of Juglans regia cultivar Chandler unplaced genomic scaffold, Walnut 2.0 Scaffold_669, whole genome shotgun sequence:
- the LOC118346091 gene encoding uncharacterized protein LOC118346091 has translation MTIMTTLIIFWISGRLEVVASSHKSWFLGAESVSASKSVALLAPTYFLVENCNAWDIVRIPRKVALAQASTLPLTCQNSSTASLHACHGPCLDTHEVSNKATSCAQPNALPSMRMPSEVSDCAQPSARTPMQHQRKTPCCAHQQAHAWHHAMPISRPCTTPCRAHQ, from the exons ATGACAATAATGACTACCCTCATCATCTTCTGGATTAGTGGAAGACTGGAAGTGGTAGCTAGTTCTC ATAAATCATGGTTCCTTGGAGCTGAAAGTGTTAGTGCTAGTAAAAGTGTGGCGCTACTGGCCCCTACTTATTTTTTGGTGGAGAATTGCAATGCTTGGGATATTGTCAGAATCCCTAGGAAAGTGGCTCTGGCCCAGGCCTCGACACTACCCTTGACATGTCAAAACAGCTCCACAGCCAGCCTGCATGCGTGCCATGGCCCATGCCTTGACACGCATGAGGTGTCCAACAAGGCTACTAGTTGCGCGCAGCCCAATGCGCTGCCCAGCATGCGCATGCCTAGCGAGGTTAGTGACTGTGCGCAGCCCAGTGCTCGCACACCCATGCAGCATCAGCGCAAGACACCATGTTGTGCCCACCAGCAAGCTCATGCATGGCACCATGCCATGCCCATCAGCAGGCCTTGCACAACACCATGTCGTGCCCACCAGTAG